Proteins co-encoded in one Leucobacter exalbidus genomic window:
- the map gene encoding type I methionyl aminopeptidase → MARRGILKRSIYKSPAQLRLMIEPGLATAAALAAARAAIRPGVTPLELDALAEAAIRNLGGEPNFMLEPGYRHTICANVNSDVVHAIPTDKPLEPGDIIAVDAGAILNGWNGDAAFTAVVPNPADPERTAQLEKLDRVTELAMWTGIATLARAKYLNEVGEAIERCVHRESDFGVLEDYIGHGIGRSMHEDPPVFNYAVRGRGPEVKPGLVVAIEPIISEGKIETVIQDDGWTVSMADGRASAQWEHSVAVHADGIWVLTAEDGGAAGLAPFGITPVPIP, encoded by the coding sequence GTGGCACGGCGGGGAATCCTGAAGCGTTCGATCTACAAGTCACCAGCGCAGCTGCGGCTCATGATCGAGCCCGGTCTCGCGACGGCTGCCGCGCTTGCGGCGGCCCGCGCGGCCATTCGCCCGGGTGTCACCCCGCTCGAACTCGATGCGTTGGCTGAGGCTGCGATTCGCAACCTCGGTGGCGAACCCAACTTCATGCTGGAGCCTGGGTACCGCCACACCATCTGTGCGAACGTGAACAGCGATGTTGTGCACGCCATTCCCACAGATAAGCCGCTCGAACCCGGTGACATCATCGCGGTTGACGCCGGTGCGATCTTGAACGGCTGGAACGGCGACGCGGCATTTACCGCGGTCGTACCGAACCCCGCCGATCCGGAGCGCACGGCGCAGCTCGAGAAGCTCGACCGCGTGACAGAGCTCGCCATGTGGACCGGTATTGCGACGCTTGCGCGCGCAAAGTACCTCAATGAGGTTGGCGAAGCGATCGAGCGGTGCGTGCACCGTGAGAGCGACTTCGGCGTGCTCGAGGACTACATCGGCCACGGCATCGGGCGCAGCATGCACGAGGATCCGCCGGTGTTTAACTACGCCGTGCGCGGTCGCGGGCCCGAGGTCAAGCCCGGTCTCGTCGTCGCGATCGAGCCCATCATTTCTGAGGGCAAGATCGAGACCGTGATCCAAGACGACGGCTGGACAGTCTCAATGGCCGACGGCCGCGCAAGCGCCCAGTGGGAGCACTCGGTCGCCGTGCACGCCGACGGTATCTGGGTGCTGACGGCCGAAGATGGCGGCGCCGCAGGGCTCGCCCCCTTCGGCATCACACCGGTGCCGATTCCGTAA
- the rplR gene encoding 50S ribosomal protein L18, which yields MAASISRGKGRTAARVRRHTRLRKKIVGTETRPRLAVTRSARHIFVQVIDDSKGFTLASASTMEADLRAFEGDKTAKARKVGELVAERAKSAGIDAVVFDRGGSRYAGRVAAIADGAREGGLTL from the coding sequence ATGGCCGCTTCAATTTCCCGCGGTAAGGGACGTACGGCTGCGCGAGTACGCCGCCACACCCGCCTGCGTAAGAAGATCGTCGGCACGGAGACTCGTCCCCGTCTCGCAGTGACGCGCTCAGCGCGCCACATCTTCGTTCAGGTTATCGACGATTCCAAGGGCTTCACCCTGGCATCGGCTTCGACCATGGAAGCCGATCTTCGTGCTTTCGAGGGCGACAAGACCGCCAAGGCCCGCAAGGTCGGCGAGCTTGTAGCCGAGCGCGCTAAGAGCGCCGGCATCGACGCTGTGGTCTTCGACCGCGGTGGCAGCCGGTACGCCGGCCGCGTTGCAGCGATCGCCGATGGCGCTCGCGAAGGGGGGCTGACCCTGTGA
- the rpsH gene encoding 30S ribosomal protein S8 — MTMTDPVADMLTRLRNANSAHHDDVSLPGSKLKERIAEILKREGYIKDWKVEPARVGTSITMSLKYGPNRERSIQGIKRVSKPGLRVYAASTEIPNVLGGLGIAILSTSSGLLTGREADQKGVGGEVLAYVW, encoded by the coding sequence ATGACGATGACTGATCCGGTCGCAGATATGCTGACCCGACTGCGCAACGCAAATAGCGCACATCATGACGACGTTTCGCTTCCCGGCTCAAAGCTGAAGGAGCGGATCGCAGAGATCCTCAAGCGCGAGGGCTACATCAAGGACTGGAAGGTCGAACCCGCACGCGTGGGCACCTCGATCACCATGTCGCTGAAGTATGGTCCTAACCGCGAGCGCTCGATCCAGGGGATCAAGCGCGTGTCAAAGCCCGGCCTGCGTGTTTACGCAGCCTCAACCGAGATCCCCAACGTTCTCGGCGGCCTTGGCATTGCGATCCTGTCCACCTCTTCGGGCCTCCTCACGGGGCGCGAGGCCGATCAGAAGGGCGTAGGCGGGGAAGTCCTCGCTTACGTGTGGTAA
- a CDS encoding thiamine pyrophosphate-binding protein, with product MAHAPAHAAPAAAAPETISVAEAVAQTLAALGAGHCFGVVGSGNFEITNALRASGVPFTAARHEGGAATMADAYARMSGRVGLVSVHQGCGLTNAATGIGEAAKSRTPVIVLAAEATAASVGSNFSMDQPGLARAVTAEVHRVHSAGSAIADTVRAFRTARDQRRTVVLNLPLNVQGERVPAAQVRALQATPPPVPMRAGDEAVTALTELLAAAERPVLVAGRGGRGAGQALRALAAESGALLATSAVAHGLFRGDDFDLGISGGFSSPLTAELISGADLIVGFGCALNMWTMRHGRLITAGTRVAQVDLDEAALGAQRPIDLGVLGDSAATAEAVTAQLRARDAARGNAADGGARHGGYRTEANRIRIKAAARWRDTPTPDLSGGGKIDPRELSRVLDEYLPAERIVSIDSGNFMGYPSAYLDVPDEFGFCFTQAFQSIGLGLGTAIGAALAQPGRLPVLGTGDGGFLMGISELETAVRLRLPLVCIVYNDAAYGAEVHHFGGGATPPDMGAVEFPDTDIAAIARGFGATGITVRGVADLAPVREWLASAPTAPLVIDAKIASDGGAWWLAEAFAGH from the coding sequence GTGGCACACGCTCCCGCACACGCTGCCCCGGCCGCGGCTGCACCCGAAACGATTTCGGTCGCCGAGGCGGTCGCGCAGACGCTCGCGGCGCTGGGCGCCGGCCACTGCTTCGGGGTGGTGGGCTCGGGCAACTTTGAGATCACGAACGCGCTGCGCGCCAGCGGCGTCCCATTTACGGCGGCGCGGCACGAGGGCGGGGCCGCGACCATGGCCGACGCTTACGCGCGCATGTCGGGCCGTGTGGGGCTGGTGAGCGTGCACCAGGGGTGCGGCCTAACCAACGCAGCCACCGGCATCGGCGAAGCGGCCAAGAGCCGCACGCCGGTGATTGTGCTCGCGGCCGAAGCGACGGCGGCGAGCGTCGGGTCGAATTTCTCGATGGATCAGCCGGGGCTCGCGCGCGCGGTGACCGCCGAGGTGCACCGGGTGCACTCGGCGGGCAGCGCCATCGCCGACACGGTGCGCGCGTTTCGCACGGCACGTGATCAGCGCCGCACCGTCGTGCTGAACCTGCCGCTGAACGTGCAGGGGGAGCGGGTGCCCGCAGCGCAGGTACGTGCCCTGCAGGCGACGCCGCCTCCCGTGCCGATGCGGGCGGGTGACGAAGCGGTGACCGCGCTCACTGAGCTGCTGGCGGCGGCTGAGCGGCCCGTGCTGGTCGCCGGCCGTGGCGGGCGGGGCGCAGGCCAAGCGCTGCGTGCCCTCGCGGCCGAATCTGGCGCGCTGTTGGCCACCTCGGCCGTCGCGCACGGCTTGTTTCGCGGTGACGACTTTGACCTGGGCATTTCGGGCGGCTTCTCGTCGCCGCTCACCGCAGAGCTGATCTCGGGCGCCGACCTGATCGTCGGCTTTGGCTGCGCGCTGAACATGTGGACGATGCGGCACGGCCGACTGATTACCGCAGGCACCCGGGTGGCGCAGGTCGACCTCGACGAAGCCGCGCTGGGCGCGCAGCGACCGATCGACCTCGGCGTGCTGGGCGACAGCGCGGCGACCGCCGAGGCCGTCACGGCGCAGCTGCGCGCACGCGATGCTGCGCGGGGGAACGCTGCCGATGGGGGTGCTCGGCACGGCGGGTACCGCACTGAAGCAAATCGGATCCGGATCAAGGCCGCGGCCCGTTGGCGCGATACGCCCACGCCCGATTTGAGCGGGGGCGGCAAGATCGATCCCCGCGAGCTGAGCCGCGTGCTCGATGAGTACTTGCCCGCAGAGCGCATTGTGTCGATCGATTCGGGCAACTTTATGGGATACCCGAGCGCATACCTCGATGTGCCCGATGAATTTGGTTTCTGCTTTACCCAGGCGTTCCAGTCGATTGGGCTGGGGCTCGGCACGGCCATTGGGGCCGCGCTCGCGCAGCCGGGCCGGCTGCCGGTGCTCGGTACTGGCGACGGTGGGTTCTTGATGGGCATCAGTGAGCTCGAAACCGCGGTGCGGCTGCGGCTGCCACTGGTGTGCATCGTCTACAACGACGCCGCCTATGGCGCCGAGGTGCACCACTTTGGCGGGGGAGCGACGCCGCCAGATATGGGGGCCGTCGAGTTTCCTGACACTGACATCGCCGCAATTGCGCGCGGATTTGGGGCGACCGGCATCACGGTGCGCGGCGTCGCAGATCTCGCTCCCGTGCGCGAGTGGCTCGCATCTGCGCCCACAGCACCGCTGGTGATTGACGCCAAAATCGCCTCTGACGGCGGCGCATGGTGGCTCGCGGAGGCCTTCGCTGGGCACTAG
- the rplX gene encoding 50S ribosomal protein L24 — MGMKIKKGDLVEVISGPSQERGGYKGKQGVVLEVFTETSRVLVEGVNFVTKHVRVGQSSQGAREGGIETVEAPIHISNVAVVDPETKKPTRVGFRVEEVEKDGKKKTVRVRYAKKSGKDL, encoded by the coding sequence ATGGGCATGAAGATCAAGAAGGGTGACCTCGTAGAGGTCATCTCGGGCCCGTCGCAGGAACGCGGCGGCTACAAGGGCAAGCAGGGCGTTGTTCTCGAGGTTTTCACCGAGACGAGCCGCGTGCTCGTTGAAGGCGTGAACTTCGTTACGAAGCACGTTCGTGTTGGCCAGTCAAGCCAGGGCGCCCGCGAGGGTGGCATCGAGACCGTTGAGGCCCCGATCCACATCTCTAACGTCGCCGTTGTCGACCCCGAGACGAAGAAGCCCACTCGCGTTGGCTTCCGCGTTGAAGAGGTTGAGAAGGATGGCAAGAAGAAGACCGTGCGCGTTCGTTACGCCAAGAAGTCTGGGAAGGACCTCTGA
- the rpmC gene encoding 50S ribosomal protein L29, producing MAIGTKELAITELDSYENERLAEELKKAKAELFNLRFQSATGQLESHGRVRQVKRDIARIYTVLRERELGIRVTPVAAPAKAAKATKKTEQADAAADTKEA from the coding sequence ATGGCGATCGGGACCAAAGAACTGGCTATCACGGAGCTAGATTCATACGAGAACGAGCGTTTGGCTGAAGAGCTCAAGAAGGCTAAGGCCGAGCTGTTCAACCTGCGCTTCCAGTCGGCCACGGGCCAGCTGGAAAGCCACGGCCGCGTTCGCCAGGTAAAGCGCGACATCGCTCGCATTTACACTGTGCTGCGTGAGCGCGAGCTCGGCATTCGGGTAACCCCCGTAGCCGCGCCGGCTAAGGCCGCTAAGGCCACCAAGAAGACCGAGCAGGCGGACGCCGCCGCTGACACGAAGGAGGCCTAA
- the secY gene encoding preprotein translocase subunit SecY, with amino-acid sequence MFSAIGRIFRTPDLRRKIVFTLAIVSLFRLGSFIPTPFVQFNNVQSCLAANTAGASGLYEMVNLFSGGALLQLSIFALGIMPYITASIITQLLRVVIPHFETLHKEGQAGQAKLTQYTRYLTIALAVLQSTTLITVARSGQLFGSIANDACRNLVSQEWWAIIIMILTMTAGTGLIMWFGELITERGVGNGMSMLIFTSISATFPNGMWVIKESQGWEVFFLVLAVGLLIVAAVVFVEQSQRRIPVQYAKRVVGRRTYGGSSTYIPIKVNMAGVIPVIFASAILYLPMLLTQFNQPKIGEDPKPWVVWVQNSLVDGDQPLYMLVFFLLVIGFTFFYVQITFNPEEVSDNMKQYGGFVPGIRAGRPTAEYLNYVLMRITSAGSLYLGVIALIPLIALSFFGANQNFPFGGASILIIVGVGLETVKQIDAQLQQRHYEGLLK; translated from the coding sequence TTGTTCAGCGCCATCGGACGGATCTTTAGGACCCCGGATCTGAGACGGAAGATCGTATTTACACTTGCGATCGTTTCTCTCTTCCGGCTCGGTTCGTTTATCCCGACGCCGTTCGTTCAGTTCAACAACGTTCAGTCGTGTCTCGCGGCGAACACAGCAGGCGCCTCAGGCCTCTATGAGATGGTGAATCTCTTCAGTGGCGGCGCACTATTGCAGCTTTCAATCTTCGCCCTCGGCATCATGCCGTACATTACGGCGTCGATTATCACGCAGCTGCTGCGCGTAGTGATCCCTCACTTCGAGACGCTCCACAAGGAGGGTCAGGCAGGTCAGGCGAAGCTGACGCAGTACACGCGTTACCTCACGATCGCCCTCGCAGTGCTGCAGTCGACCACGCTGATTACGGTGGCACGCTCAGGTCAGCTCTTCGGCTCGATCGCGAACGACGCCTGCCGCAACCTGGTCTCGCAAGAGTGGTGGGCGATCATCATCATGATCCTCACGATGACCGCGGGCACGGGCCTCATCATGTGGTTCGGCGAGCTCATCACCGAGCGCGGTGTCGGTAACGGCATGTCGATGCTGATCTTCACGTCGATCTCGGCAACGTTCCCCAATGGCATGTGGGTCATCAAGGAGTCGCAGGGCTGGGAGGTCTTCTTCCTCGTGCTCGCAGTGGGTCTCTTGATCGTCGCTGCCGTGGTGTTCGTTGAGCAGTCACAGCGTCGTATCCCCGTGCAGTACGCCAAGCGCGTCGTCGGCCGCCGCACCTACGGTGGCTCGAGCACCTACATTCCGATCAAGGTCAACATGGCAGGCGTGATCCCCGTGATCTTCGCATCTGCGATCTTGTACCTGCCGATGCTGCTCACCCAGTTCAACCAGCCGAAGATCGGTGAAGACCCGAAGCCTTGGGTTGTTTGGGTGCAGAACAGCCTCGTTGACGGTGACCAGCCGCTCTACATGCTGGTCTTCTTCTTGCTCGTGATCGGTTTCACCTTCTTCTACGTGCAGATCACGTTTAACCCTGAAGAAGTGTCAGACAACATGAAGCAGTACGGTGGCTTCGTTCCCGGTATTCGTGCCGGCCGTCCCACCGCTGAGTACCTGAACTATGTGCTGATGCGCATTACCTCGGCAGGTTCGCTCTACCTCGGCGTGATCGCTTTGATCCCGCTTATTGCACTCTCGTTCTTCGGAGCGAACCAGAACTTCCCGTTCGGTGGTGCATCCATCCTGATCATCGTTGGCGTCGGCCTCGAGACAGTCAAGCAAATTGACGCTCAACTGCAGCAGCGCCACTACGAAGGGCTACTTAAGTGA
- the rplN gene encoding 50S ribosomal protein L14: MIQQESRLKVADNTGAKELLTIRVLGGSRRRYAGLGDTIVATVKDAIPGGNVKKGDVVKAVIVRTRKSTRRVDGSYISFSENAAVILKADGEPRGTRIFGPVGRELRDKKFMKIVSLAPEVI; the protein is encoded by the coding sequence GTGATTCAGCAGGAATCCCGACTCAAGGTTGCCGATAACACCGGCGCCAAGGAGTTGCTTACCATTCGTGTTCTCGGAGGTTCGCGTCGTCGTTACGCCGGTCTCGGTGACACGATCGTCGCGACCGTCAAGGACGCGATCCCCGGCGGTAACGTGAAGAAGGGTGACGTCGTCAAGGCTGTTATCGTTCGCACGCGCAAGTCGACTCGTCGCGTTGATGGCTCGTACATCAGCTTCAGCGAGAACGCTGCCGTCATCCTGAAGGCCGACGGGGAGCCCCGCGGCACCCGTATCTTCGGGCCGGTCGGTCGTGAGCTTCGCGATAAGAAGTTCATGAAGATCGTCTCACTCGCACCGGAGGTGATCTAG
- the rplF gene encoding 50S ribosomal protein L6, whose translation MSRIGKLPITVPGGVDVKIDGQNVTVKGAKGELTLTIAEPIRASVEDGQILVSRPNDERDSRALHGLTRTLINNNIIGVTEGYSKQLEVVGTGYRVQLKGTGLELALGFSHPVLVDAPEGITLSVEGNTKITVSGISKQGVGEAAANIRKLKKPEPYKGKGIRYAGEIVRRKAGKAGK comes from the coding sequence ATGTCACGTATTGGTAAGCTTCCCATCACCGTTCCCGGTGGTGTAGATGTAAAGATCGACGGCCAGAACGTCACGGTCAAGGGTGCGAAGGGCGAGCTCACGCTCACCATCGCAGAGCCCATCCGCGCGTCGGTTGAGGACGGCCAGATTCTGGTTTCGCGCCCCAACGACGAGCGCGATTCCCGAGCACTGCACGGTTTGACCCGCACGCTCATCAACAACAACATCATCGGTGTGACCGAGGGCTACTCCAAGCAGCTCGAGGTCGTTGGCACCGGTTACCGCGTGCAGCTGAAGGGCACGGGCCTCGAGCTCGCACTCGGCTTCTCGCACCCGGTTCTTGTTGACGCACCTGAGGGCATCACGCTCTCGGTTGAAGGCAACACGAAGATCACCGTTTCGGGGATCTCAAAGCAGGGGGTCGGAGAGGCCGCCGCTAACATCCGCAAGCTGAAGAAGCCGGAGCCCTACAAGGGCAAGGGCATTCGCTACGCTGGCGAGATTGTCCGTCGCAAGGCTGGAAAGGCTGGTAAGTAA
- the rpsE gene encoding 30S ribosomal protein S5, with translation MSNETKEQQVSAETPAETQTATATAPAQDHRSEPREQRRGSRDRGTRNERGGRDRNESQFLERVVTINRVSKVVKGGRRFSFTALVVVGDGNGTVGVGYGKAKEVPLAIAKGVEEAKKNFFRVPRVGSTIPHPVQGEAAAGVVLLRPAAAGTGVIAGGPVRAVLECAGIHDVLSKSLGSSNTLNIVHATVKALQLLEEPRSVAARRGLDFDRVAPARIVRAEAKAAADAAKAKAGA, from the coding sequence GTGAGTAACGAGACTAAGGAGCAGCAAGTGTCTGCAGAGACTCCGGCTGAGACCCAGACTGCGACCGCAACTGCGCCCGCACAGGATCACCGCAGCGAGCCGCGCGAACAGCGTCGTGGCAGCCGCGATCGTGGTACCCGTAACGAGCGTGGTGGCCGTGACCGCAACGAGAGCCAGTTCCTCGAGCGCGTCGTCACGATCAACCGCGTGTCGAAGGTCGTCAAGGGCGGCCGTCGCTTCAGCTTCACCGCGCTCGTCGTGGTTGGCGATGGCAACGGTACCGTTGGCGTTGGCTACGGCAAGGCGAAGGAAGTTCCCCTCGCTATTGCAAAGGGCGTCGAAGAAGCCAAGAAGAACTTCTTCCGCGTGCCTCGCGTAGGCAGCACCATTCCCCACCCCGTGCAGGGTGAGGCAGCAGCCGGTGTGGTTCTGCTTCGTCCCGCAGCCGCAGGTACCGGTGTTATCGCCGGTGGCCCTGTTCGCGCCGTACTCGAGTGCGCTGGCATCCACGACGTTCTGAGCAAGTCGCTCGGTTCATCGAACACCCTGAACATCGTGCATGCGACCGTTAAGGCCCTGCAGCTGCTCGAGGAGCCCCGCTCCGTTGCAGCTCGCCGTGGCCTTGACTTCGACCGCGTCGCCCCGGCTCGCATTGTGCGCGCTGAGGCGAAGGCCGCGGCCGACGCTGCGAAGGCAAAGGCAGGTGCGTAA
- the rplE gene encoding 50S ribosomal protein L5, producing MTDQAVKIQPRLKQQYREVIVPALKEEFAFENVMQVPGLVKVVVNTGVGEAARDSKVIEGAIADLIKITGQRPMVTKARKSIAQFKLREGQAIGAHVTLRGDRAWEFLDRLVNLALPRIRDFRGLSAKQFDGNGNYTFGLTEQSVFHEIDQDKIDRVRGFDITVVTTAKTDDEGRALLRALGFPFKSE from the coding sequence ATGACTGATCAGGCTGTCAAGATCCAGCCCCGCCTGAAGCAGCAGTACCGGGAAGTAATTGTTCCCGCGCTGAAGGAAGAGTTCGCTTTCGAAAACGTCATGCAGGTTCCCGGCCTTGTTAAGGTTGTTGTGAACACTGGCGTTGGCGAAGCAGCACGCGATAGCAAGGTTATTGAGGGCGCAATTGCTGACCTCATCAAGATCACGGGTCAGCGACCCATGGTCACCAAGGCTCGCAAGTCGATCGCACAGTTCAAGCTGCGCGAGGGCCAGGCCATTGGCGCACACGTCACGCTTCGTGGCGATCGTGCCTGGGAATTCCTGGACCGTCTTGTGAACCTCGCACTGCCCCGTATCCGCGATTTCCGCGGTCTTTCGGCCAAGCAGTTCGACGGAAACGGCAACTACACCTTCGGATTGACTGAGCAGAGTGTATTCCACGAGATCGATCAGGATAAGATTGACCGCGTGCGTGGCTTCGACATCACTGTTGTAACCACGGCCAAGACTGACGACGAGGGTCGTGCGCTGCTTCGCGCGCTCGGCTTCCCCTTCAAGTCAGAGTAA
- the rplP gene encoding 50S ribosomal protein L16, with amino-acid sequence MLIPRRVKYRKQHHPGRSGQAKGGTKVSFGEFGIQALTPAYVTNRQIESARIAMTRHIKRGGKVWINIYPDRPLTKKPAETRMGSGKGSPEWWVANVKPGRVLFEVAGVDEELAREALTRAIHKLPLKARIIKREEGDA; translated from the coding sequence ATGCTGATTCCCCGTCGAGTCAAGTACCGCAAGCAGCACCACCCCGGTCGTAGTGGCCAGGCAAAGGGCGGCACGAAGGTTTCCTTCGGCGAATTCGGTATCCAGGCCCTCACCCCCGCTTATGTGACGAACCGTCAGATCGAGTCCGCTCGTATCGCGATGACCCGTCACATCAAGCGTGGTGGCAAGGTATGGATCAACATCTACCCCGATCGTCCTCTTACCAAGAAGCCTGCGGAAACCCGCATGGGTTCGGGTAAGGGTTCGCCCGAGTGGTGGGTGGCCAACGTCAAGCCGGGCCGCGTCCTCTTTGAGGTCGCTGGCGTTGACGAGGAGCTTGCGCGCGAGGCACTGACCCGCGCAATCCACAAGCTTCCTCTGAAGGCCCGCATTATTAAGCGCGAGGAGGGCGACGCGTAA
- a CDS encoding adenylate kinase: MTVTSSTRLLIVGPPGAGKGTQATRIAERYGVPAISTGDIFRANIKGGTPLGQKVQAIIEKGELVPDSLTNEIVADRLTQADAAGGFLLDGYPRTVDQVAALDGMLEGNSLDAVVLLEADTDEVVARLLKRAQLEGRADDTEDVIRHRQSVYADQTAPLIELFSARGLLVSVDGMGGVDEVAERIAAGLDAQLSAKVVS, from the coding sequence GTGACAGTAACTTCCTCAACCCGACTGCTTATTGTGGGCCCGCCTGGTGCGGGCAAGGGCACCCAGGCCACTCGCATCGCAGAGCGCTACGGCGTTCCGGCGATTTCGACCGGCGACATCTTCCGCGCGAACATCAAGGGCGGCACGCCGCTCGGCCAAAAGGTGCAGGCAATCATCGAGAAGGGCGAACTCGTTCCTGATTCGCTGACGAACGAGATTGTTGCCGATCGCCTCACGCAGGCTGACGCTGCAGGCGGGTTTCTACTTGACGGTTACCCCCGCACGGTCGATCAGGTAGCTGCGCTCGACGGCATGCTCGAGGGCAACTCGCTCGATGCCGTTGTGCTGCTCGAGGCTGACACCGATGAGGTTGTTGCCCGACTGCTGAAGCGTGCACAGCTCGAGGGTCGCGCAGATGACACTGAAGACGTGATTCGTCACCGTCAGAGCGTCTACGCAGACCAGACGGCTCCGCTGATCGAGCTGTTCTCGGCTCGTGGCCTGCTGGTGTCGGTTGACGGCATGGGCGGCGTTGATGAAGTGGCCGAGCGCATTGCCGCCGGTCTTGATGCGCAATTGAGCGCGAAGGTGGTTAGCTAA
- the rpmD gene encoding 50S ribosomal protein L30 → MAVSLKITQTKSIISEKQNQRDTLRSLGLKKIGQTVVREDTKANRGYVRAVAHLVEVEEIDA, encoded by the coding sequence ATGGCTGTGAGCCTGAAGATTACGCAGACGAAGTCCATTATCAGCGAGAAGCAGAACCAGCGTGACACGCTGCGCAGCCTCGGCCTCAAGAAGATCGGTCAGACGGTCGTTCGCGAGGACACGAAGGCAAACCGCGGTTACGTTCGCGCTGTTGCTCACCTGGTAGAGGTTGAGGAGATCGACGCATGA
- the rpsQ gene encoding 30S ribosomal protein S17 has protein sequence MAEVEKEQRADRKARRGYVVSDKMDKTIVVEVEDRVKHPLYGKVLRRASKVKVHDELNAAGVGDLVLIHETRPLSASKRWRLVEILEKAK, from the coding sequence ATGGCTGAGGTCGAGAAGGAACAGCGCGCCGACCGTAAGGCTCGCCGCGGCTACGTCGTCAGCGACAAGATGGACAAGACCATCGTCGTTGAGGTCGAGGACCGCGTTAAGCACCCGCTTTACGGCAAGGTGCTGCGCCGTGCGTCCAAGGTGAAGGTTCACGACGAGCTGAACGCCGCTGGCGTTGGCGATCTCGTGCTCATCCACGAGACCCGTCCGCTGAGCGCCTCCAAGCGCTGGCGCCTGGTCGAGATCCTCGAGAAGGCGAAGTAA
- the rplO gene encoding 50S ribosomal protein L15 yields the protein MSENIEERGSVLKAHHLRPAAGSKKSKTRVGRGEGSKGKTAGRGTKGTKARYQVRVGFEGGQMPLHMRTPKLRGFKNPFRTEYQVVNVAKLAELYPQGGEVTIADLVAKGAVRANHPVKVLGDGDLQVKLTVSVDKVSGSAEQKIVAAGGEIK from the coding sequence ATGAGCGAGAACATCGAGGAGCGCGGAAGCGTTCTGAAGGCTCACCACCTTCGCCCCGCAGCGGGTTCTAAGAAGAGCAAGACCCGCGTGGGTCGTGGCGAGGGATCCAAGGGTAAGACCGCAGGCCGCGGCACCAAGGGCACCAAGGCACGTTACCAGGTTCGGGTTGGCTTTGAGGGTGGGCAGATGCCTCTGCACATGCGCACCCCCAAGCTGCGCGGCTTCAAGAACCCGTTCCGTACCGAGTACCAGGTAGTGAACGTGGCGAAGCTTGCCGAGCTGTACCCCCAGGGTGGAGAGGTCACGATTGCTGACCTCGTCGCCAAGGGCGCAGTCCGTGCAAACCACCCCGTAAAGGTCCTCGGCGACGGCGACCTGCAGGTTAAGCTCACCGTTTCGGTCGACAAGGTCTCTGGCTCAGCTGAGCAGAAGATCGTTGCCGCCGGTGGCGAGATCAAGTAA
- a CDS encoding cyclase family protein — MSTLSHLLTGLSTGSIRVIDLTNPLSASTPTLRLPAPFANLIDFSLEEVSAYNEPGPFWKHQNIHTGEHIGTHLDAPVHWVSGRDGLDVSQILPERLVGPAAVIDHSADAAADPDFLLEIAHVEAWEAEHGRLEAGSWLLYRTGWDRFAHDQDAFLNADEAGSHTPGISAECALWLSTEREISGLGVETVGIDWGRGHELDPPFPVHYHLLGNDKYGVTSLQNLASLPATGAMIIVSPLPIVGGTASPARVFAFVEQA, encoded by the coding sequence ATGTCCACACTGTCTCATCTGCTGACCGGGTTGAGCACCGGATCCATTCGCGTGATCGACCTCACCAACCCGCTGTCGGCGTCGACGCCGACGCTGCGGTTGCCCGCCCCGTTCGCGAACCTCATCGACTTCAGCCTCGAAGAAGTGAGCGCGTACAACGAGCCCGGCCCGTTTTGGAAGCACCAAAATATTCACACCGGTGAGCACATCGGTACCCACCTCGATGCGCCCGTGCACTGGGTGTCGGGCCGCGACGGGCTTGACGTGTCACAGATTCTGCCCGAGCGGCTCGTGGGCCCCGCCGCTGTCATCGACCACAGCGCAGATGCTGCGGCCGACCCCGATTTTCTGCTTGAGATCGCGCACGTTGAAGCGTGGGAGGCTGAGCACGGCCGGCTCGAAGCCGGCAGCTGGCTGCTGTACCGCACCGGCTGGGATCGTTTCGCGCACGACCAAGACGCGTTCTTGAATGCCGATGAGGCCGGATCGCACACGCCGGGCATCTCGGCCGAGTGTGCCCTGTGGCTGTCGACCGAGCGTGAGATCTCGGGGCTCGGCGTCGAAACCGTGGGCATCGATTGGGGTCGCGGGCATGAACTCGACCCGCCCTTCCCCGTGCACTACCACCTGCTCGGTAACGACAAGTACGGGGTGACGAGCCTGCAGAACCTCGCGAGCCTGCCCGCGACGGGCGCGATGATCATCGTCTCACCGCTGCCAATCGTGGGCGGCACCGCCAGCCCCGCGCGCGTGTTCGCGTTTGTAGAACAGGCTTAG